The DNA region CCCTGCCATTCTCAGAATAAAGTATCTTTCCCCTGGTGCCGCCCCTGTAATGCTTCCAGTGTGGCATGTCAACAGTGTTCCTGCCTATTAAGATACCATCACCGTTGTATATTATCTCCATGGCCGGTCCGAGGTTCATTGGATACAGATTATTATTTTTTAATTCATATAGCATCGGGGAGCTAAATGGATAGTATGCATCTGTTGATATAACAGGGTTACCATCCTTTGTAAAACCTGCAACGGATGTGTACATCCTGCGGCTCGTGCTTCTTCCCTGTAAATATGTTACACGGCTTATCTCACCGGTATTTAATGATACATAATATATATCAGAAGAATCCGCGCTTTTTCCTGTCATGACGCGGAAGTAAACGCCCCTCTTATCAGGTGATATTCTCGGCATTGTAACAACACCCATGTTATATGTAAGCCTTGAAATCTCCTTTGTTGAAATATTATATTCCCAGAGGTCATCATCATTGACAAAAACAAGCAGATCATCTCTTATATCCGGATACATAAAATAACGCTGCATAATCAGATAAGTTAAGATTTTATTTAAATCTATGTTGCATGAATTTTACATTAACTAAAGCTTACTGTCTTTAATTAAAAAACATTTTAAATATATATTGCATTAACTTAAAATGGGTCATGGCGGCAACGTACTGGAGGCTGCATCAAAATCGGGCATGTCAATAAGAGATATTATTGACTTTTCAGCCAGCATAAATGATTTCATGGAGATCAATGACATAATTATAAAAAAGGATCAGATAAAAATGTACCCGCAGGGGCTTAAAATAAAAAATAAAAGTTTATGTGAATTTAATGATGCCCTGCCGGTTCCTGGATTAACATTCTTCATACACAGGCTATTATCGTATATAAATGGAAATATTATAATTGTTGAACCAACGTTCAATGAGTATAAATATGCTTTTACACATGGAACAAGGATAAATCTGCCATTTAATTTAATTAATAATAATCCTGAAATACTAAATAATTACAATTTCTCGCTGATAATTATTGTTTATCCTGATAACCCACTGGGAAATCTAATATCAAGGGATTCTCTATTGACAATATCCGAGATATGCAGAAAAAAATCCGCCCTGCTATTTATTGATGAATCATTTATCTTTTTTTTAAAAAACAGATACAATGAAAATGATCTTTTAAATGGAAGCACGATAATAGGCAGGTCATTAACAAAGATCCTTGGAGTTCCATCCCTTAGGATTGGATACATAGCCACCGATGATTATAACATGGAAATATCTAAAAAGATAACAGGTCCATGGAGCGTGCCGGATTATGTTATAGATTACATAAATAGCATCAAATTAGATTATGATTTTTTGGATATAATGGAAAATGAAAAGTCCTTTATGATAAATAATATGGAGGCCATGGGCTTCAGGGCCGCAGGCGATCACAGTGCAAACTTTATAACATTTATGATTCCTGATTTTATAGATGCCCATGATTTTTATTCCTATCTTATAAAAAACGGCATTCTTGTAAGGCTTTTGGATGATTATGAATGCCTTGGAGAACAATACATTAGAATAGGCATTAGAAGGCACGAATTTAATATAAAACTTGTTAATGCCATCCGGGGGTTTTTAAATGAAAATGATTCAGGTTCTCGGGACCTCTTCTGATTCTGGTAAATCTACGCTGGCAACCGCGTTTTGCAGGATCCTAAAAGACCTTGGATACAGGGTCTCGCCATTCAAGGCTGTGAACATGTCACTGAATTCCATTGCGATAAAGGATGGTTCTGAGATTGCAAGGGCCCAGTGGGTCCAGGCCATGGCTGCTGGAACCGAGCCCTCGGCCTATATGAATCCCGTCCTGTTAAAACCAGAAGGCCATCATAAATCACAGGTAATAGTACTTGGAAGATCCATTGGTTCTATGAGCATAAATGATTATTATAATTACATAAATAAAAATGCAAAAATAATAAAGGAGAGCATAGATTTTCTTTCAAATAAATATGATGTAATAATATCCGAGGGTGCAGGATCGCCAGCAGAGATAAATCTTGCCGGCAGGGATTTTGCAAATATTTATGTATCGTCGCTATATAATACACCGGCCATTCTTGTTGCTGATATAGACCGCGGTGGAGTGTTTGCATCAATATACGGAACAATAAATTTAATGCAGAGAAGTGATCTTCTAAAATATTATATAATAAATAAGATGCGTGGTGATCAATCACTTCTTTACCCTGGCATAGAGAGGATTGAAGAGCTAACTGGTAGGAAATGCCTTGGCATAGTACCTTACATTGATTTAAAGCTTCCCGGAGAGGACTCCCTTGATTACAATTTTTCAGGCTCTGGAAGCATAGGCATAGTTAGATACCCTTACATGGAGAATTACAGCGATTTTGATCCTTTGATATTCAATGAAAAGGCGTTTTATATAAAAAATAAGGAAGATTTAAAAAGATGCGATGTTATAATATTGCCAGGATCAAAGGATGTCTTTCATGACCTTGAATACATAAATAGTAATGGCATTGCAGATTCAATAAAAAGATGCAGTGAAAAGAAGATGATAATAGGCATATGCGGCGGCTATCAGATGCTTGGAAAAAGGATAAACGATGCATCCGGTGTTGAGTCAGATGGTGTTTCTATTCCAGGTCTTGGCCTGCTAGATATAGAAACATATTATAATAAAACAAAAACAACCGGATCCGTAAAATATAGATTTGCAGAGAACCAATTGAAAATCAATGGCTCAGGAACAGGCTATGAGATACATTATGGTAGCATAGTAAAAAACAATGAGATGCCGCTTTTAATAACGGATCACGGCCCTGAGGGATCCGTTTCAAGCAATGGCATGGTCATAGGAACAAATGTCCATGGAATTTTAGAGAACAATGAGTTTTATAGGTACATAACTGGAGAATACCTAGACTATGATAATATAATTGAAAACAGCATTGAAACGCTTGCAGGGATTGTTAAAAAGAGCATAAATATTCAAGAATTCCTGGAACTTTTAAATGATGCTTGAGCTTATAGTTTTGCCTGCTGCATATGTATACGATGTTTTACGAGGTGAGCCTTACCTGCATCCTGTGGTTTTTATTGGTAAAACAATATCGTTTTTCAAAAAATACTTTTATAAAGATAGTATTATAAATGGGCTTCTTTTCGAGCTTTTTATTATAATAATAAATTTAATACCATTGATAATAATCTTAATATTATTAAAAGATGTTCTGTTCTTAATCTATATTATCTTTTCGATTTACATTGCAAAATCAACATTTGCTGTAAAATCCATGAATCAGCATATAAAAAGAATAATAAATAGCTATAAAAACAATGACCCTGATGCGGCCAGGCATTACCTTTCATATGTTGTTAGAAGGGATACTAAAATAGATGATGTTTTAATGTTTTCAGCCGCAATAGAGACCATAGCAGAGGGCTTTGTTGACGGCTTCCTTTCCGAGATCATGATCTTTCCATTTCTTGGAATGGCCGGGGCCTATGCATTTAGAATAATAAACACAATGGATTCAAACATAGCTTATAAGAATGATGATTACAAGAATTTTGGCAGGGCCGCTGCCATATTTGATACGGTAATAAATTACATACCTGCAAGGATATCACCATACCTTTTCTACATTGCCGCGATTAAATATTCCAATTCTGGATTTAAATGGCCTGATAATACAACGGATAGTTACAATGCTGGTTATCCAATGTCCTTTATGGCACATGTATTAAATGTAAGGCTGGAAAAGCCCGGGGAGTATATAATAAACGATGGTGCCAGGAATCCAAGCATAGGAGATGTTGAGACTGCATTGAAAATATATAATAGGGCATCTTTTATTGCATTTTTAATATCATTTATGATCTCAATATTATTGTTTTATCTTAATATATACTCTGTAATTTTAATATAAAGATAGGTTAAATTTAACTACAATTAAATGATAAGCCATTATGTTTAAGGTTTACAGCCTGGATAAAAACTCCAGGGAGGATCTTGATAAAATATTAAATGACGATGTTATAGGAAGGCAGACGGTAATATACAGGGATGGCGATAATTATGGTTTCCCTGGCAAATACATAATTATAATAGAGGGTTCAAGCGGGATCTTCGATTCACTGGATAAAATCTCAACAAATCTTAAAATCATTGAGA from Picrophilus oshimae DSM 9789 includes:
- a CDS encoding cobalamin biosynthesis protein, with product MMLELIVLPAAYVYDVLRGEPYLHPVVFIGKTISFFKKYFYKDSIINGLLFELFIIIINLIPLIIILILLKDVLFLIYIIFSIYIAKSTFAVKSMNQHIKRIINSYKNNDPDAARHYLSYVVRRDTKIDDVLMFSAAIETIAEGFVDGFLSEIMIFPFLGMAGAYAFRIINTMDSNIAYKNDDYKNFGRAAAIFDTVINYIPARISPYLFYIAAIKYSNSGFKWPDNTTDSYNAGYPMSFMAHVLNVRLEKPGEYIINDGARNPSIGDVETALKIYNRASFIAFLISFMISILLFYLNIYSVILI
- a CDS encoding cobyric acid synthase; protein product: MKMIQVLGTSSDSGKSTLATAFCRILKDLGYRVSPFKAVNMSLNSIAIKDGSEIARAQWVQAMAAGTEPSAYMNPVLLKPEGHHKSQVIVLGRSIGSMSINDYYNYINKNAKIIKESIDFLSNKYDVIISEGAGSPAEINLAGRDFANIYVSSLYNTPAILVADIDRGGVFASIYGTINLMQRSDLLKYYIINKMRGDQSLLYPGIERIEELTGRKCLGIVPYIDLKLPGEDSLDYNFSGSGSIGIVRYPYMENYSDFDPLIFNEKAFYIKNKEDLKRCDVIILPGSKDVFHDLEYINSNGIADSIKRCSEKKMIIGICGGYQMLGKRINDASGVESDGVSIPGLGLLDIETYYNKTKTTGSVKYRFAENQLKINGSGTGYEIHYGSIVKNNEMPLLITDHGPEGSVSSNGMVIGTNVHGILENNEFYRYITGEYLDYDNIIENSIETLAGIVKKSINIQEFLELLNDA
- a CDS encoding aminotransferase class I/II-fold pyridoxal phosphate-dependent enzyme gives rise to the protein MGHGGNVLEAASKSGMSIRDIIDFSASINDFMEINDIIIKKDQIKMYPQGLKIKNKSLCEFNDALPVPGLTFFIHRLLSYINGNIIIVEPTFNEYKYAFTHGTRINLPFNLINNNPEILNNYNFSLIIIVYPDNPLGNLISRDSLLTISEICRKKSALLFIDESFIFFLKNRYNENDLLNGSTIIGRSLTKILGVPSLRIGYIATDDYNMEISKKITGPWSVPDYVIDYINSIKLDYDFLDIMENEKSFMINNMEAMGFRAAGDHSANFITFMIPDFIDAHDFYSYLIKNGILVRLLDDYECLGEQYIRIGIRRHEFNIKLVNAIRGFLNENDSGSRDLF